TATTGGTTATTGGTTGTTGGTTGTCAGTCGTAGGGGTTGGGTAACCTCGAAGAAACACCCCGGCAAAAACACCCGTACGAGCTGATAACTGACAACCCCTAAAAAGGAGACTTTTATGGCTTTTTTTGAATTACGGCAGTACAGAACGAAACCCGGTCAACGCGAGAATTGGGTAAAATACATGGAAGAAACGGTCCTCCCGTTCCAGATCTCTAAAGGAATGGTTGTGATTGGCAGTTTCATCGGCGAAGAAGAGGACGATCTCTACGTCTGGATCCGGCGGTTCGAGAGCGAAGAACAGCGAGAGCAACTCTACGCAGCGGTCTATGAAGATGATCGGTGGAAAAACGAGATGTCACCACGCGTCGGCGAACTGAT
The window above is part of the Candidatus Poribacteria bacterium genome. Proteins encoded here:
- a CDS encoding NIPSNAP family protein → MAFFELRQYRTKPGQRENWVKYMEETVLPFQISKGMVVIGSFIGEEEDDLYVWIRRFESEEQREQLYAAVYEDDRWKNEMSPRVGELIDREQIVVTRLEPTSRSAHQ